In one window of Bemisia tabaci chromosome 4, PGI_BMITA_v3 DNA:
- the LOC109038940 gene encoding uncharacterized protein, which yields MTFGSLFGLILPLIFGINGEHNNETATVLRVEYDRLKTNFLAQEETLFKLYEERRKLDFDLEQRNIYLLALRVKSRIAELEQPGGLLWPQNYRDPLQMTRKQRWTLLLTSTDKEFLDSKNVQRFRTSFFKSLIGVKRFLENLVPLHEDSSDMSVRPLTVSVPDERENIEDMYEIYYGIPDPVEWEIITVFIILDPFDWNKPSDAPPWTQTYRPF from the exons ATGACTTTTGGAAGTTTATTCGGATTAATCTTACCCCTTATCTTCGGGATAAACGGAGAACATAATAATGAAACGGCTACG GTTCTGAGAGTCGAGTATGACAGACTTAAAACGAATTTTCTCGCTCAAGAGGAAACGTTATTCAAGCTGTATGAGGAACGACGCAAATTGGATTTTGATTTA gaacaACGTAACATATATTTATTAGCCCTTCGCGTTAAGAGCCGTATAGCAGAGTTGGAGCAACCAGGAGGTTTGCTGTGGCCTCAAAACTACAGGGATCCTTTGCAAATGACGAGAAAACAGCGCTGGACACTACTTTTGACGTCTACTGATAAAGAATTTCTTGATTCGAAAAACGTTCAGCGATTTCGGACGAGCTTCTTTAAATCGTTGATCGGGGTGAAGAGGTTCCTTGAGAACCTCGTCCCCCTACACGAGGACTCCTCGGACATGTCTGTTCGACCCTTGACGGTTTCGGTTCCTGACgagagggaaaatattgagGACATGTATGAGATTTATTACGGTATACCCGACCCTGTTGAATGGGAAATCATTACAGTGTTCATTATCCTAGATCCTTTCGATTGGAACAAGCCATCGGATGCGCCTCCATGGACTCAAACCTATAGACCTTTTTGA